A stretch of Plectropomus leopardus isolate mb chromosome 24, YSFRI_Pleo_2.0, whole genome shotgun sequence DNA encodes these proteins:
- the LOC121962812 gene encoding beta-1,3-galactosyltransferase 1-like, producing the protein MPSKVSCLYLLTVVCWASALWYLSVSRPSTSYVGQLTIPVRKTPKLNKNTTFSNIRTRSLNPHDFGYLINEAKKCEAEPPFLVILISTTHKEFDARQAIRETWGDESTFPDVRVVTLFLLGRSTDAVLNQMVEQESQIFHDIVVEDFIDSYHNLTLKTLMGMRWLATFCSKAQYVLKTDSDIFVNMENLIYNLLKPTTKPRRRYFTGYVINGGPIRDMRSKWYMPRDLYPESKYPPFCSGTGYVFSADVAELIYKTSLHTRLLHLEDVYVGVCLRKLGIHPFQNSGFNHWKMAYSLCRYRRVVTVHQISPEEMHRIWNDMTSKKHLKC; encoded by the coding sequence ATGCCTTCTAAGGTCTCCTGCTTATACTTGCTGACGGTGGTTTGCTGGGCCAGCGCTCTGTGGTACCTGAGTGTGTCCCGCCCCTCCACTTCCTACGTGGGCCAGCTCACTATCCCCGTACGCAAAACGCCCAagctgaacaaaaacaccaccttTAGCAACATCCGCACGCGCTCGCTCAACCCGCACGACTTCGGCTACCTCATTAACGAGGCCAAGAAGTGCGAGGCGGAGCCGCCCTTCCTCGTCATCCTCATCAGCACCACCCACAAGGAATTCGACGCCCGTCAGGCCATCAGAGAAACATGGGGTGATGAGAGCACATTTCCGGATGTGCGCGTGGTCACACTCTTCCTGTTGGGCCGCAGCACCGATGCTGTCCTCAACCAGATGGTGGAGCAGGAGAGTCAGATATTTCATGACATCGTCGTGGAGGATTTTATCGACTCTTACCACAATCTGACGCTTAAGACCCTGATGGGCATGCGCTGGTTGGCCACATTTTGCTCTAAGGCTCAATATGTCCTCAAGACGGACAGCGACATCTTCGTCAACATGGAGAATCTCATCTACAACCTGCTGAAGCCCACCACCAAGCCCAGGAGGAGGTACTTCACCGGCTACGTCATCAACGGCGGGCCAATCAGAGACATGCGCAGCAAGTGGTACATGCCCAGGGATTTGTACCCTGAGAGCAAGTACCCGCCGTTCTGCTCCGGCACCGGGTACGTCTTCTCCGCAGACGTGGCCGAGCTCATATACAAGACCTCTCTACACACCAGGCTGCTGCACCTGGAGGACGTGTACGTCGGCGTGTGCCTCCGCAAGCTGGGCATCCACCCCTTCCAGAACAGTGGCTTCAACCACTGGAAGATGGCATACAGCCTCTGCCGCTACCGCCGCGTGGTCACCGTGCACCAGATCTCCCCCGAGGAGATGCACCGGATCTGGAACGACATGACCAGCAAGAAACATCTCAAATGTTAG